Sequence from the Luteibacter aegosomaticola genome:
CGATCTTCCGGGCAATATGGCCCGATTTGCCCATGCCGGAGACGACCACGCGGCCCTTGCAGTCCAGGATCATCTGGCAGGCGCGGACGAACGAGGCGTCGACGCGGCGTTCGAGCGCCCGGATCGCGGCGGCCTCGGTGGCGATAACCGTGCGCGCGCTGCGCACGACGGTATCGGCGTTCACGAGCATGGGGCCGGTGGGCGGGGCGGTGCGGGCGTTCATGCGGGCCTTGGGTCCGGGTGGGGGCTGTCCCTGGATGACCCGGGATGTCCATTTCTGCGACACCGGATTTCCATTACCATTACATATTCTCATTTTATCGTCGCTGCCATCGAGTGGTGATTCAGGGACCGTTTCGGAACCCTGGGCCGCGGCGACCCCTTTCCCACGGAGAATCCATGGACGCTGCCCGCATCCAGGCATTGATTGAAGCCGGCCTGCCCGGCGCCCGGGTGGACGTTCGCGGTGACGACGGCGTCCACTTTGAGGCTGAGGTCATCTCGGCCCAGTTCGCCGGCAAGCTGCCGCTAGCCCGCCATCGCCTTGTTTACGCCACCCTTGGCGACCTGATGGGCGGCGCCATCCACGCGCTCGGCCTCAAAACCCTTACCCCGGAAGAAGCCGCCGGCCGCCCCTGATCGCGCCGCGCCCCTTATTCCGCATTTCGAAGGCATCCAAGAAATCCATGGCCAAGATCCTTATCAGCGGCGGTGTGC
This genomic interval carries:
- a CDS encoding BolA family protein, with translation MDAARIQALIEAGLPGARVDVRGDDGVHFEAEVISAQFAGKLPLARHRLVYATLGDLMGGAIHALGLKTLTPEEAAGRP